One genomic segment of Desmodus rotundus isolate HL8 chromosome 5, HLdesRot8A.1, whole genome shotgun sequence includes these proteins:
- the COA5 gene encoding cytochrome c oxidase assembly factor 5: MPRYYEDKPEGGACAGVKEDLGACLLQSDCVLQEGKSPRQCLKEGNCRALKYSFFECKRSMLDARSRFRGRKGY, translated from the exons ATGCCTAGGTATTACGAGGACAAACCGGAGGGCGGCGCCTGCGCCGGCGTGAAGGAGGACCTGGGCGCATGTCTGTTGCAGTCCGACTGTGTGCTTCAG GAAGGAAAATCCCCTCGGCAATGTCTGAAGGAAGGAAACTGCAGAGCTCTGAAATACTCATTTTTTGAATGTAAAAGATCAATG tTGGATGCCAGATCAAgattcagaggaagaaaaggatatTGA